The following are encoded together in the Tatumella ptyseos genome:
- the ubiG gene encoding bifunctional 2-polyprenyl-6-hydroxyphenol methylase/3-demethylubiquinol 3-O-methyltransferase UbiG: protein MSDQFEVEKQNVDQQEIAKFEAVASRWWDLEGEFKPLHRINPLRLGYISQQCQGLYGKKVLDVGCGGGILAESMAKEGADVVGLDMGAEPLAVARLHALESQVTIDYVQQTVEAHADQYAGHYDVVTCMEMLEHVPDPRSVVLACARLVKPGGEVFFSTINRNPKAWLMAIFGAEYVLRMVPKGTHDIKKCIRPSELLGWVDETPLKERDMTGLHYNPFTNRFSLGGNVDVNYMIHTHFPLPR, encoded by the coding sequence ATGAGTGACCAATTTGAAGTCGAAAAACAGAACGTTGACCAACAAGAAATTGCCAAATTTGAAGCGGTTGCGAGTCGTTGGTGGGACCTAGAAGGTGAGTTTAAGCCACTTCATCGTATTAACCCTTTACGTCTGGGATACATTTCCCAGCAATGCCAAGGATTGTACGGTAAGAAAGTCTTAGATGTTGGCTGCGGTGGCGGCATCTTAGCCGAAAGTATGGCAAAAGAAGGCGCTGACGTAGTAGGCCTTGATATGGGGGCTGAACCCCTCGCTGTGGCAAGGCTGCACGCTTTAGAAAGTCAAGTCACTATCGACTATGTTCAACAGACCGTAGAGGCACATGCCGATCAGTACGCCGGGCACTACGATGTGGTCACTTGTATGGAGATGCTTGAGCACGTTCCAGATCCGCGTTCTGTCGTTCTAGCTTGTGCCCGATTAGTTAAACCAGGCGGTGAAGTCTTTTTCTCAACGATCAACCGTAACCCTAAAGCATGGCTCATGGCAATTTTCGGTGCGGAATATGTCTTACGTATGGTCCCTAAAGGTACCCATGACATCAAAAAATGCATTCGTCCATCCGAATTATTAGGCTGGGTAGATGAAACCCCACTAAAAGAGCGCGATATGACTGGTTTACATTATAACCCTTTCACAAACCGTTTCTCATTAGGCGGTAATGTTGATGTTAACTATATGATCCATACGCACTTCCCACTTCCTCGCTAA